Proteins encoded in a region of the Microbacterium neungamense genome:
- the rsmH gene encoding 16S rRNA (cytosine(1402)-N(4))-methyltransferase RsmH: MNLRDIHTPVLLERCIELLGPALNRDGAVLVDATLGMGGHAEAFLERFPGIRLIGLDRDTDALRIAGERLSPFADRIALVHAVYDEIGLHAQGASAILFDLGVSSLQLDEAERGFAYAKDAPLDMRMDQTRGMTAAQVLAEYSEGQLRRIFERYGEEKLAARYARFIVQARTEKPITRSGELVDLLVAATPAAAQRAGHPAKRVFQALRIEVNAELSVLADAIPAAMDALAVGGRIAVMSYQSLEDRLVKQAFAAASASTAPAGLPVELPEHAPRFRTLTKGAEQASDEERARNPRAIPVRLRAAEKLREKP; this comes from the coding sequence ATGAACCTCCGCGACATCCACACCCCGGTCCTCCTCGAGCGCTGCATCGAGCTGCTCGGCCCCGCCCTGAACCGCGACGGCGCCGTCCTCGTCGACGCCACACTCGGCATGGGCGGCCACGCCGAGGCGTTCCTGGAGCGCTTCCCCGGCATCCGCCTCATCGGCCTGGACCGCGACACGGACGCGCTGCGCATCGCGGGGGAGCGGCTGTCGCCCTTCGCCGACCGCATCGCTCTCGTGCACGCCGTGTACGACGAGATCGGCCTGCACGCGCAGGGCGCCTCGGCGATCCTCTTCGACCTCGGCGTCTCCTCGCTGCAGCTGGACGAGGCCGAGCGCGGCTTCGCGTACGCCAAGGACGCCCCGCTCGACATGCGGATGGACCAGACCCGCGGGATGACCGCCGCGCAGGTGCTCGCCGAGTACAGCGAGGGGCAGCTGCGCCGCATCTTCGAACGCTACGGCGAGGAGAAGCTCGCGGCACGGTACGCCCGGTTCATCGTCCAGGCCCGCACCGAGAAGCCCATCACCCGGTCGGGCGAGCTGGTCGACCTGCTCGTGGCAGCCACCCCGGCCGCCGCGCAACGGGCCGGCCACCCCGCCAAGCGCGTCTTCCAGGCGCTGCGCATCGAGGTCAACGCCGAGCTCAGCGTCCTCGCCGACGCGATCCCGGCCGCGATGGACGCCCTCGCCGTGGGCGGTCGCATCGCGGTGATGTCCTACCAGTCGCTCGAGGACCGGCTCGTCAAGCAGGCCTTCGCCGCGGCATCCGCCTCGACCGCGCCCGCCGGGCTCCCGGTCGAGCTGCCCGAGCACGCCCCCCGGTTCCGCACCCTGACCAAGGGCGCCGAGCAGGCGAGCGACGAAGAGCGCGCCCGCAACCCGCGCGCCATCCCGGTGCGGCTGCGCGCCGCCGAGAAGCTGAGGGAGAAGCCATGA
- the mraZ gene encoding division/cell wall cluster transcriptional repressor MraZ produces the protein MLLGTHTPKLDDKGRVILPAKFREDLAGGIVVTRGQERCLYVFSTAEFEAVHERIRQAPLSNKQARDFLRLFLSGASAEMPDSQNRITIPAHLRQYAGLEKELVVTGVGAHAEIWDAAAWNAYLESNEETYAELEEEVIPGLF, from the coding sequence ATGTTGCTGGGGACGCACACGCCGAAACTCGACGACAAAGGGCGTGTCATCCTCCCCGCGAAGTTCCGTGAGGACCTGGCCGGCGGCATCGTCGTCACTCGAGGTCAGGAGCGCTGCCTGTATGTGTTCAGCACGGCCGAGTTCGAGGCCGTGCACGAACGGATCCGGCAGGCGCCCCTGAGCAACAAGCAGGCCCGTGACTTCCTGCGGCTGTTCCTCTCCGGCGCGAGCGCCGAGATGCCGGACAGCCAGAACCGGATCACCATCCCCGCCCACCTCCGGCAGTACGCGGGGCTGGAGAAGGAGCTGGTGGTCACCGGAGTCGGCGCCCACGCCGAGATCTGGGATGCCGCGGCCTGGAACGCGTACCTGGAGAGCAACGAAGAGACCTATGCCGAGCTGGAGGAGGAGGTGATCCCGGGCTTGTTCTGA
- a CDS encoding DUF3040 domain-containing protein — protein sequence MPLSEQEQRLLDEMERHLLQNDADVVSAPSGDRALSYRNLVYGALLLLAGIGGLIAAVALGGRLGPVASIVVGVLAFLAMLAGVMLAFTPVRRSASGASGSDPSRGRGPKPKGSGSFMDRLNDRWDRRQEER from the coding sequence ATGCCTCTTTCCGAACAGGAGCAGCGTCTGCTCGACGAGATGGAACGCCATCTCCTCCAGAACGATGCCGATGTCGTGAGCGCGCCATCCGGGGACCGTGCGCTGAGCTACCGGAACCTCGTCTACGGCGCCCTTCTGCTGCTCGCAGGCATCGGCGGACTCATCGCGGCGGTCGCCCTCGGCGGCCGGCTGGGACCCGTCGCCAGCATCGTCGTCGGCGTGCTGGCCTTCCTCGCGATGCTGGCGGGCGTCATGCTCGCCTTCACCCCGGTGCGGCGCTCCGCGTCCGGTGCCTCGGGATCCGATCCGTCCCGCGGGCGCGGCCCGAAGCCGAAGGGCTCGGGCTCGTTCATGGACCGGCTGAACGACCGCTGGGATCGGCGCCAAGAGGAGCGCTGA
- a CDS encoding polyprenyl synthetase family protein — protein MVPSSPVIDAVSAHLAAFVSDVRADGAQYGPDAALFMESAAATLEGGKRLRARFCHSGWAAVARARSAEATEPAALWDLAASLEVFQSAALVHDDLIDNSDTRRGRPATHRALESAHRREGWDGDAESFGRASAVLLGDLLVAWSDDLMEQAISGHPQAAAVRAEYARMRRDVTVGQMLDIAEESAWSAHTDEMHLERALRVASLKSARYSVEQPLLLGAALAEADAGQRDALRAFGHPIGMAFQLRDDVLGVFGDEALTGKPAGDDLREGKRTVLVALTRQRLSGADRAALDAALGNPGLDPAQVERMQDAIRSSGALQRVEAMIADYVAAADAALDDAAREGVALEASALEELRRLAHAATTRTS, from the coding sequence ATCGTGCCCTCCTCTCCGGTCATCGACGCGGTCTCCGCGCACCTCGCCGCCTTCGTCTCCGACGTGCGTGCGGACGGTGCCCAGTACGGTCCGGATGCGGCCCTGTTCATGGAGTCCGCCGCCGCGACGCTCGAGGGCGGCAAGCGGCTCCGCGCCCGCTTCTGCCACAGCGGATGGGCGGCCGTCGCCCGCGCCCGCTCCGCCGAGGCGACCGAACCGGCGGCGCTGTGGGATCTGGCCGCATCCCTGGAGGTCTTCCAGTCCGCGGCGCTGGTGCACGACGACCTGATCGACAACTCCGACACCCGCCGGGGCCGGCCCGCCACGCACCGGGCGCTGGAGTCCGCGCACCGGCGGGAGGGCTGGGACGGCGACGCCGAGTCCTTCGGGCGCGCCTCCGCGGTCCTGCTCGGCGATCTGCTGGTGGCCTGGAGCGACGATCTGATGGAGCAGGCGATCTCGGGGCATCCGCAGGCCGCCGCGGTGCGGGCGGAGTACGCGCGGATGCGCCGGGACGTCACGGTCGGGCAGATGCTGGACATCGCCGAGGAGTCGGCGTGGAGCGCGCACACCGACGAGATGCACCTGGAGCGCGCGCTGCGGGTGGCCTCCCTGAAGTCGGCGCGCTACAGCGTGGAGCAGCCGCTCCTGCTCGGCGCCGCGCTGGCAGAGGCGGATGCCGGGCAGCGCGACGCGCTGCGCGCCTTCGGGCATCCGATCGGGATGGCCTTCCAGCTGCGCGACGACGTGCTCGGAGTGTTCGGCGACGAGGCGCTCACCGGGAAGCCGGCCGGGGACGATCTGCGCGAGGGCAAGCGCACCGTGCTGGTGGCGCTCACCCGGCAGCGGCTCTCCGGCGCGGACCGGGCCGCCCTGGACGCCGCGCTCGGAAATCCCGGGCTCGACCCGGCACAGGTGGAGCGGATGCAGGACGCCATCCGCTCCAGCGGAGCGCTCCAGCGCGTCGAGGCGATGATCGCCGACTACGTCGCCGCTGCGGATGCCGCCCTGGACGATGCCGCACGGGAGGGCGTCGCACTCGAGGCATCCGCTCTCGAGGAGCTGCGGCGGCTCGCCCACGCCGCGACCACGCGGACGTCCTGA
- a CDS encoding Rv2175c family DNA-binding protein — protein MSDSDAVQWLTVPEVAEALGVTPGRVRRLLDEHYLVGSRRHGPLAVPAIFLVDDGPLPSLRGTIIALHDAGFDDDEVIDWLLAEEDTLGRTPIAALLAGHKSEVRRVARTLA, from the coding sequence GTGTCCGACAGCGACGCCGTGCAGTGGCTCACCGTCCCCGAGGTCGCGGAGGCGCTGGGTGTCACCCCCGGACGTGTCCGCCGCCTGCTCGACGAGCACTACCTCGTCGGATCCCGCCGTCACGGCCCGCTCGCCGTGCCCGCCATCTTCCTCGTCGACGACGGCCCGCTGCCGTCCCTGCGCGGCACGATCATCGCGCTGCACGACGCCGGCTTCGACGACGACGAGGTGATCGATTGGCTCCTCGCCGAGGAGGACACCCTCGGCCGCACGCCGATCGCGGCGCTGCTCGCGGGGCACAAGAGCGAGGTACGCCGGGTCGCCCGGACCCTCGCCTGA
- a CDS encoding LysM peptidoglycan-binding domain-containing protein, whose protein sequence is MILRHRTIREHGLRVGLPAAVIGTLAATLTAAPAGAETGPLAVPAASLPRPAQHPSPATAALPHHAARLAPTSAAPASYTVAPGDTVYGIARAHGTSVAAIIAANGLGPDAIIYPGQQLRIGGAAPVPVAASTPAPAAAPAPATPADTHTVVAGDTLFGIAAKHGTTVATLLAANGLGEGAIIYPGQTLRLTPPPNAQRFATLDAEQAANASLIIRIGRELGVPDRGIAIALATAMVESSLRNLDYGDRDSLGLFQQRPSQGWGTPEQILDADRSTRVFYGGSGDPNGHASRGLRDLSGWHEMGFSEAAQAVQISAYPDRYGQWEQQAHQWLAGLS, encoded by the coding sequence GTGATACTTCGCCACCGGACCATCCGCGAGCACGGTCTGCGGGTCGGGCTGCCGGCCGCCGTGATCGGCACGCTCGCCGCGACCCTGACCGCCGCGCCGGCGGGGGCCGAGACCGGGCCGCTCGCGGTGCCCGCGGCGTCGCTGCCGCGCCCGGCGCAGCACCCGTCCCCCGCGACCGCCGCCCTCCCGCACCACGCCGCTCGCCTGGCGCCGACCTCGGCGGCGCCCGCCTCGTACACCGTCGCCCCCGGCGACACGGTGTACGGGATCGCTCGCGCCCACGGCACGTCGGTCGCCGCGATCATCGCCGCCAACGGCCTCGGCCCCGACGCGATCATCTACCCGGGCCAGCAGCTCCGCATCGGCGGGGCCGCTCCCGTCCCCGTCGCCGCGTCGACCCCCGCGCCGGCGGCCGCCCCCGCACCGGCCACGCCCGCCGACACGCACACCGTCGTCGCGGGCGACACGCTGTTCGGGATCGCCGCGAAGCACGGCACCACGGTGGCGACCCTCCTGGCCGCCAACGGACTCGGCGAGGGCGCGATCATCTACCCGGGCCAGACGCTGCGACTCACTCCCCCGCCGAACGCGCAGCGCTTCGCGACCCTCGATGCGGAGCAGGCGGCCAACGCCTCGCTGATCATCCGCATCGGCCGGGAGCTCGGCGTGCCCGACCGCGGCATCGCGATCGCCCTCGCCACGGCGATGGTGGAATCGTCGCTGCGGAACCTCGACTACGGCGACCGCGACTCGCTGGGCCTGTTCCAGCAGCGGCCCAGCCAGGGCTGGGGCACGCCCGAGCAGATCCTGGACGCCGACCGCAGCACCCGCGTGTTCTACGGCGGCTCCGGCGACCCGAACGGCCACGCCTCGCGCGGCCTGCGCGATCTCAGCGGCTGGCACGAGATGGGCTTCAGCGAGGCGGCACAGGCCGTGCAGATCTCCGCCTACCCGGACCGCTACGGACAGTGGGAGCAGCAGGCGCACCAGTGGCTGGCCGGTCTCAGCTGA
- the pknB gene encoding Stk1 family PASTA domain-containing Ser/Thr kinase, protein MTTNQQADPLIGRLVDGRYRVRARIARGGMATVYVATDMRLERRIALKVMHAHLSDDSAFQSRFIQEARAAARLADPHVVNVFDQGQDGELAYLVMEYLPGITLRELLKEQKRLTVTQTITIMDAVLAGLAAAHRAGIVHRDVKPENVLLAEDGRIKIGDFGLARATTANTATGQQLLGTIAYLAPELVTRGTADARSDIYALGIMLYEMLVGEQPYKGEQPMQIAFQHATEQVPRPSIRNPGVPEALDELVLWATEKSPDERPSDAQEMLDRLREIEREIGVTPVVTTTTAHGGGGLDSGAVTTVLPGATAVIGRQTGEAPLADADNATLLRRRTARRRARGAFLLSLVLLLAVLAGGVGWWFGSGPGSLVAVPAVAGMTYEEAAAALEEDGFIPARAEENSVEVPAGIAIRSQPGEGERLDQGAEVTVVVSAGPAAHTVEPLNGKTETEAREYLASLNVTVAEESLRMFSRADRDTVINAFVTPRAGGEAYGCGEGCDLFEADSVELYVSVGAFPDVSGMSVEEATRTLTEHDLQVSSEPQYAFSDELDKGIVIGVADRAEEGNWRLGDTVTLIVSKGPELFPVPDVTGQTLAQAKAELEEHGFTATYAAWGDLPGFADLAQVTAQDPGSDASLPRGGTVKLTIQLSG, encoded by the coding sequence GTGACGACCAATCAGCAGGCCGACCCCCTCATCGGGCGGCTTGTCGACGGCCGTTACCGGGTGCGAGCGCGCATCGCCCGCGGCGGCATGGCCACCGTGTATGTCGCCACCGACATGCGTCTCGAGCGCCGCATCGCCCTGAAGGTCATGCACGCGCACCTCAGCGATGACTCGGCGTTCCAAAGCCGGTTCATCCAGGAGGCCCGCGCCGCGGCCCGCCTCGCCGACCCGCACGTCGTGAACGTCTTCGACCAGGGTCAGGACGGCGAGCTCGCGTACCTGGTGATGGAGTACCTGCCCGGCATCACGCTGCGCGAACTGCTCAAGGAGCAGAAGCGTCTCACGGTCACGCAGACCATCACGATCATGGACGCCGTGCTGGCCGGGCTCGCCGCCGCGCACCGCGCCGGCATCGTGCACCGCGACGTGAAGCCGGAGAACGTGCTGCTTGCCGAGGACGGCCGCATCAAGATCGGCGACTTCGGGCTCGCCCGCGCGACCACGGCGAACACCGCCACCGGTCAGCAGCTGCTCGGCACGATCGCGTACCTCGCGCCCGAGCTCGTCACCCGCGGCACGGCGGATGCCCGCAGCGACATCTACGCGCTGGGCATCATGCTGTACGAGATGCTCGTCGGGGAGCAGCCGTACAAGGGCGAGCAGCCCATGCAGATCGCGTTCCAGCACGCCACCGAGCAGGTGCCGCGCCCCAGCATCCGCAATCCCGGGGTGCCGGAGGCCCTCGACGAGCTCGTGCTGTGGGCGACCGAGAAGTCCCCCGACGAGCGCCCCTCGGATGCGCAGGAGATGCTCGACCGGCTGCGCGAGATCGAGCGCGAGATCGGCGTGACGCCGGTGGTGACGACCACCACGGCGCACGGCGGCGGCGGTCTCGACTCGGGCGCGGTCACCACCGTGCTCCCCGGGGCCACGGCGGTGATCGGGCGGCAGACCGGCGAGGCACCTCTCGCCGACGCGGACAACGCCACGCTGCTGCGCCGGCGCACCGCACGGCGCCGGGCGCGCGGTGCGTTCCTGCTCTCGCTCGTGCTGCTGCTGGCGGTGCTCGCCGGCGGCGTGGGCTGGTGGTTCGGCTCCGGGCCGGGATCGCTGGTGGCGGTTCCGGCGGTCGCCGGGATGACCTACGAGGAGGCGGCGGCCGCGCTGGAGGAGGACGGGTTCATCCCGGCGCGCGCGGAGGAGAACTCCGTCGAGGTGCCGGCCGGGATCGCGATCCGCTCGCAGCCCGGCGAGGGGGAGCGCCTCGACCAGGGCGCGGAGGTCACGGTGGTGGTCTCGGCCGGACCTGCCGCGCACACCGTCGAGCCGCTGAACGGGAAGACCGAGACGGAGGCGCGGGAGTACCTGGCGAGCCTGAACGTCACCGTGGCCGAGGAGTCGCTGCGGATGTTCTCGCGCGCGGACCGCGACACCGTGATCAACGCGTTCGTCACGCCGCGCGCGGGCGGGGAGGCGTACGGATGCGGCGAGGGGTGCGACCTGTTCGAGGCCGACAGCGTGGAGCTGTACGTCTCGGTGGGCGCGTTCCCCGATGTGTCCGGGATGTCGGTGGAGGAGGCGACGCGCACGCTCACCGAGCACGATCTGCAGGTATCGTCGGAGCCGCAGTACGCCTTCAGCGACGAGCTCGACAAGGGCATCGTGATCGGCGTCGCGGACCGCGCCGAGGAGGGCAACTGGCGTCTCGGCGACACGGTGACCCTCATCGTGTCCAAGGGCCCGGAGCTCTTCCCGGTGCCCGACGTGACCGGTCAGACGCTCGCGCAGGCGAAGGCCGAGCTCGAGGAGCACGGCTTCACGGCGACCTACGCCGCCTGGGGCGACCTGCCTGGATTCGCCGATCTCGCCCAGGTCACCGCGCAGGACCCGGGCTCGGATGCCTCCCTCCCCCGCGGCGGCACCGTGAAGCTGACCATCCAGCTCAGCGGCTGA
- a CDS encoding class II 3-deoxy-7-phosphoheptulonate synthase has product MLPSHPDLDAWRSLPIKQQPQWPDAERVSEISAQIAALPPLVFAGEVDHLRDRLARAASGKAFLLQGGDCAETFAGATADQIRNRIKTVLQMAVVLTYGASMPVVKMGRMAGQFAKPRSSATETRGDVTLPAYRGDIVNGYDFTEQSRQADPSRLLQGYHTAASTLNLIRAFTQGGFADLREVHSWNKGFAQNPANQRYERMAAEIDRAIQFMEAAGADFDELKRVEFYTGHEGLLMDYERPMTRIDSRTNTPYNTSAHFLWIGERTRDLDGAHVDYFSRIRNPIGVKLGPTTTPETALALIDKLDPEREPGRLTFITRMGAGKIRDALPPLLEAVKDSGANPLWVTDPMHGNGITTPTGYKTRRFDDVIDEVRGFFEAHRAVGTYPGGIHVELTGDDVTECLGGSEQIDEAGLATRYESLCDPRLNHMQSLELAFLVAEELEKR; this is encoded by the coding sequence ATGCTTCCCTCGCACCCTGACCTCGACGCGTGGCGATCCCTCCCCATCAAGCAGCAGCCCCAGTGGCCCGACGCCGAGCGCGTCTCCGAGATCTCCGCGCAGATCGCGGCGCTGCCCCCGCTGGTGTTCGCCGGTGAGGTGGACCACCTCCGCGACCGGCTGGCCCGCGCGGCATCAGGGAAGGCGTTCCTGCTGCAGGGCGGCGACTGCGCCGAGACCTTCGCCGGCGCCACCGCCGACCAGATCCGCAACCGCATCAAGACGGTGCTGCAGATGGCGGTCGTGCTCACCTACGGCGCCTCGATGCCCGTGGTGAAGATGGGGCGCATGGCCGGGCAGTTCGCCAAGCCGCGCTCCAGCGCCACCGAGACCCGCGGCGACGTCACGCTGCCGGCCTACCGCGGCGACATCGTCAACGGCTACGACTTCACCGAGCAGTCCCGGCAGGCCGACCCTTCGCGCCTGCTGCAGGGCTACCACACCGCGGCATCCACCCTGAACCTCATCCGCGCGTTCACCCAGGGCGGCTTCGCCGACCTCCGCGAGGTGCACTCGTGGAACAAGGGCTTCGCGCAGAACCCGGCCAACCAGCGCTACGAGCGCATGGCCGCCGAGATCGACCGCGCCATCCAGTTCATGGAGGCCGCGGGCGCCGACTTCGACGAGCTCAAGCGCGTCGAGTTCTACACCGGGCACGAGGGTCTGCTGATGGACTACGAGCGCCCGATGACCCGGATCGACTCGCGCACCAACACGCCCTACAACACCTCCGCGCACTTCCTCTGGATCGGGGAGCGCACGCGCGACCTCGACGGTGCGCACGTGGACTACTTCTCCCGCATCCGGAACCCGATCGGGGTCAAGCTGGGCCCGACCACCACGCCGGAGACCGCGCTCGCCCTCATCGACAAGCTCGATCCCGAGCGCGAGCCCGGCCGGCTCACCTTCATCACCCGCATGGGCGCCGGCAAGATCCGCGACGCGCTGCCGCCGCTGCTCGAGGCCGTGAAGGACTCGGGTGCCAACCCGCTGTGGGTCACCGACCCGATGCACGGCAACGGCATCACCACGCCGACGGGGTACAAGACCCGGCGGTTCGACGATGTCATCGACGAGGTGCGCGGCTTCTTCGAGGCCCACCGCGCCGTGGGCACGTACCCGGGCGGCATCCACGTCGAGCTCACCGGTGACGACGTCACCGAGTGTCTGGGCGGCTCCGAGCAGATCGACGAGGCCGGCCTGGCGACGCGCTACGAGAGCCTGTGCGACCCGCGCCTGAACCACATGCAGAGCCTCGAGCTCGCCTTCCTCGTCGCGGAGGAGCTCGAGAAGCGCTAG
- a CDS encoding lysophospholipid acyltransferase family protein, giving the protein MFYWLMKYIVLGPLIKAVFRPWIVGRENVPATGAAILASNHLSFSDSIFLPLMIDRPMSFLAKSDYFTGRGLKGWATRFFMKATGQLPIDRSGGKASEASLNTGLQVLGRGHLLGIYPEGTRSPDGKLYRGRTGIARMALEAHVPVIPVIMVDTDTAMPIGQRIPKVMRVGVVIGEPLDFSRYAGMENDRYILRSVTDEIMVALQRLGAQEYEDVYASTVKDRLPVRAGRRR; this is encoded by the coding sequence ATGTTCTACTGGCTGATGAAGTACATCGTGCTCGGGCCCCTGATCAAGGCGGTCTTCCGCCCCTGGATCGTGGGTCGTGAGAACGTGCCCGCGACCGGGGCCGCCATCCTTGCCAGCAATCATCTGTCCTTCTCGGACTCGATCTTCCTTCCGCTCATGATCGATCGCCCGATGTCGTTCCTCGCGAAGAGCGACTACTTCACCGGCCGCGGACTGAAGGGCTGGGCGACCCGCTTCTTCATGAAGGCGACGGGCCAGCTGCCCATCGACCGCTCCGGCGGCAAGGCATCCGAGGCCTCTCTCAACACCGGCCTGCAGGTCCTGGGCCGCGGCCACCTGCTCGGGATCTACCCGGAGGGGACGCGCAGCCCGGACGGCAAGCTGTACCGCGGACGCACCGGCATCGCACGCATGGCGCTGGAGGCGCACGTGCCGGTGATCCCGGTGATCATGGTCGACACCGACACGGCGATGCCGATCGGGCAGCGCATCCCGAAGGTGATGCGCGTCGGCGTGGTGATCGGGGAGCCGCTCGACTTCTCGCGCTACGCCGGCATGGAGAACGACCGGTACATCCTCCGCTCGGTCACCGACGAGATCATGGTGGCGCTGCAGCGCCTCGGCGCGCAGGAGTACGAGGACGTGTACGCGTCGACGGTGAAGGATCGCCTCCCGGTGCGCGCGGGCAGGCGCCGCTGA
- a CDS encoding AMP-dependent synthetase/ligase: MVQFEVPAIVPADPEANITDLLEKRVESTPDRALFAVPEGDGWRDISAADFRTAVVALAKGFVAAGVQPGDKIGFLARTTYEWTLVDFALFYAGAVMVPIYETSSPAQIQWILEDSGAVGLIVESADHYARVDEVRGDLPLIREVWQLHLGMIDTLTARGAEVEDAEIERRRSLAVGSDIATLIYTSGSTGRPKGCVLTHSNFVELTRNAAKALDAVVATPGASTLLFITTAHVFARFISILNVHAGVRTGHQPDTKQLLPALGSFKPTFLLAVPRVFEKVYNSAEQKAEAAGKGKIFRAAAAVAVEHSQLREEGKKIPLGLKLKFALFDKLVYAKLRHAMGGNVVYAVSGSAPLGPRLGHFFHSLGVVILEGYGLTETTAPATVNLADKSKIGTVGPALPGVGIRLAEDGEIEVRGINVFKEYWKNPEATEAAFHDGWFRTGDIGSIDTEGFLTITGRKKEIIVTAGGKNVAPAALEDPIRSNPIVGQVVVVGDQRPFISALITLDPEMLPTWLANNGLPADMPLAEAAKNETVRAEVQRAVDHANKAVSRAESIRKFTILPIEWTEASGHLTPKMSIKRNVILSDFADEIDRIYDEPVQTTNVSLG, from the coding sequence GTGGTCCAGTTCGAAGTCCCCGCGATCGTCCCTGCCGACCCCGAGGCCAACATCACCGATCTGCTCGAGAAGCGCGTCGAGTCCACGCCGGACCGTGCCCTGTTCGCCGTGCCGGAGGGCGACGGCTGGCGCGACATCAGCGCCGCGGACTTCCGCACCGCCGTGGTCGCCCTGGCGAAGGGATTCGTCGCGGCCGGCGTGCAGCCCGGCGACAAGATCGGCTTCCTCGCCCGCACCACCTACGAGTGGACGCTGGTCGACTTCGCGCTGTTCTACGCCGGCGCGGTCATGGTCCCGATCTACGAGACCAGCTCCCCGGCGCAGATCCAGTGGATCCTCGAGGACTCCGGTGCGGTCGGCCTCATCGTCGAGTCCGCCGACCACTACGCGCGGGTGGACGAGGTGCGCGGCGACCTCCCCCTGATCCGCGAGGTGTGGCAGCTGCACCTCGGCATGATCGACACCCTCACCGCACGCGGAGCGGAGGTGGAGGATGCCGAGATCGAGCGGCGCCGCAGCCTCGCCGTCGGTTCGGACATCGCGACGCTCATCTACACGTCCGGCTCGACCGGGCGCCCCAAGGGGTGTGTGCTCACGCACAGCAACTTCGTGGAGCTGACCCGCAACGCCGCCAAGGCTCTGGACGCCGTCGTGGCGACGCCGGGCGCCTCGACGCTGCTGTTCATCACCACCGCGCACGTGTTCGCCCGCTTCATCTCGATCCTCAACGTGCACGCCGGCGTGCGCACCGGGCACCAGCCCGACACCAAGCAGCTGCTCCCGGCGCTCGGCAGCTTCAAACCGACGTTCCTGCTCGCCGTCCCGCGCGTGTTCGAGAAGGTGTACAACTCCGCGGAGCAGAAGGCCGAGGCGGCCGGCAAGGGCAAGATCTTCCGCGCCGCGGCCGCCGTCGCGGTGGAGCACTCCCAGCTGCGCGAGGAGGGGAAGAAGATCCCCCTCGGCCTGAAGCTGAAGTTCGCCCTGTTCGACAAGCTCGTGTACGCCAAGCTGCGCCACGCGATGGGCGGCAACGTCGTGTACGCGGTGTCGGGCTCGGCTCCCCTCGGACCGCGGCTCGGTCACTTCTTCCACAGCCTCGGCGTGGTGATCCTCGAGGGCTACGGCCTCACCGAGACCACGGCGCCGGCCACCGTCAACCTCGCCGACAAGTCGAAGATCGGCACGGTCGGCCCGGCGCTGCCGGGCGTCGGCATCCGTCTCGCCGAGGACGGCGAGATCGAGGTGCGCGGCATCAACGTCTTCAAGGAGTACTGGAAGAACCCGGAGGCCACCGAGGCCGCCTTCCACGACGGCTGGTTCCGCACCGGCGACATCGGCAGCATCGACACCGAAGGGTTCCTCACCATCACCGGGCGGAAGAAGGAGATCATCGTCACCGCCGGCGGCAAGAACGTCGCCCCGGCCGCGCTGGAGGACCCGATCCGCTCCAACCCCATCGTCGGCCAGGTCGTGGTCGTCGGCGACCAGCGCCCGTTCATCTCCGCGCTGATCACCCTCGACCCGGAGATGCTGCCGACCTGGCTGGCTAACAACGGGCTGCCGGCAGACATGCCGCTCGCCGAGGCCGCGAAGAACGAGACCGTGCGGGCCGAGGTGCAGCGAGCCGTGGACCACGCGAACAAGGCCGTCTCGCGCGCGGAGTCGATCCGGAAGTTCACCATCCTGCCGATCGAATGGACCGAGGCCAGCGGACACCTCACCCCGAAGATGTCGATCAAGCGGAACGTGATCCTCAGCGACTTCGCCGACGAGATCGACCGCATCTACGACGAGCCGGTGCAGACCACCAACGTCTCCCTCGGCTGA
- the def gene encoding peptide deformylase: MTVREIRLYGDPVLRTVCAPIEEIDEGVRALIADLLDTVAVPGRAGVAANQIGVAQRAFSYNIDGDIGYVINPVLTEVRGEPVPTGEGCLSVPGLWHDTPRHPWARVEGIDLDGNPVVLEGEGLLAQALQHETDHLDGTVYLSRLQGETRRLAMRQVRESDWF; this comes from the coding sequence ATGACGGTCCGCGAGATCCGCCTGTATGGCGACCCCGTCCTGCGCACCGTGTGCGCGCCGATCGAGGAGATCGACGAGGGCGTGCGCGCTCTCATCGCCGATCTGCTCGACACCGTCGCGGTGCCCGGGCGCGCGGGCGTCGCTGCCAACCAGATCGGGGTGGCGCAGCGGGCGTTCAGCTACAACATCGACGGCGACATCGGGTACGTGATCAACCCGGTCCTCACCGAGGTGCGCGGCGAGCCGGTGCCGACCGGGGAGGGATGCCTCTCGGTCCCCGGGCTCTGGCACGACACGCCGCGGCATCCGTGGGCGCGGGTCGAGGGCATCGATCTGGACGGGAATCCGGTCGTGCTCGAGGGGGAGGGGCTGCTGGCCCAGGCCCTGCAGCACGAGACCGACCATCTCGATGGCACGGTGTACCTGTCCCGCCTCCAGGGGGAGACGCGCCGGCTGGCGATGCGCCAGGTGCGCGAGAGCGACTGGTTCTGA